In Levilactobacillus brevis, a single genomic region encodes these proteins:
- a CDS encoding amino acid decarboxylase: MPKFTVTQENYTIAADVTVIGKDLLIVVTGGSNPHIGDVTTLTKDTAMQTTKYPSHDGRFHKDNFVGERIAKVVQPVLPGSCTITAGIHVNQITKAQIAASAPMGENLGRQIVAWLAAHPVTAPAPQYYSDQEQPQ; encoded by the coding sequence GTGCCAAAGTTCACAGTGACACAGGAAAACTACACGATTGCCGCAGACGTGACCGTGATTGGCAAGGATTTGTTGATCGTGGTCACCGGGGGCAGCAATCCGCATATCGGCGACGTCACAACGTTAACCAAGGATACCGCGATGCAAACCACCAAGTACCCCAGTCACGATGGTCGTTTCCATAAGGATAATTTTGTCGGTGAACGGATCGCCAAGGTGGTTCAACCCGTGTTACCCGGTAGCTGTACGATTACGGCCGGCATTCACGTGAATCAGATTACCAAGGCTCAGATTGCGGCCTCCGCACCCATGGGGGAGAATCTTGGCCGTCAGATTGTGGCATGGCTGGCCGCCCATCCGGTGACAGCGCCAGCCCCGCAGTATTATAGTGATCAGGAACAACCGCAATAG
- a CDS encoding DUF1697 domain-containing protein, whose translation MTYLLLLRGINGGTYHQVKMATLRDWLTAAGFTQVVSYANSGNLILDGPDNQAVCTQRVADVLATNVDFPLNFGLFPATTLCREFQQAPAWWDGTGQHQHLCLFKLTNYREQVTWLRDRLTTLDHIVTTPHLIFWTVDAVGNFQHSAYGQVFGTPFYQQTSARSYRTTRKLAQLLQERLDHPCYNREDDL comes from the coding sequence ATGACCTATTTATTGCTTTTACGCGGTATTAACGGCGGCACCTATCACCAAGTGAAAATGGCGACATTACGGGACTGGTTGACGGCAGCCGGCTTCACGCAGGTTGTCTCGTACGCCAATAGCGGTAATCTTATCTTGGACGGTCCCGACAATCAGGCGGTCTGTACCCAACGTGTGGCCGATGTCCTGGCCACTAACGTCGACTTTCCACTTAACTTTGGGTTGTTCCCCGCGACCACCCTCTGCCGGGAGTTTCAGCAGGCACCTGCTTGGTGGGATGGAACGGGCCAGCACCAACACCTCTGCCTGTTCAAGCTCACTAACTATCGTGAGCAGGTGACGTGGCTCCGTGACCGGCTCACAACGCTTGACCATATTGTAACGACGCCCCACCTGATCTTCTGGACGGTCGACGCTGTGGGTAATTTTCAGCATTCGGCGTATGGTCAGGTCTTCGGTACGCCCTTTTACCAGCAAACCAGCGCGCGGAGCTACCGAACCACGCGGAAGCTAGCCCAACTTTTGCAAGAACGGCTAGACCACCCGTGCTATAATCGAGAAGATGATTTATGA
- a CDS encoding LysR family transcriptional regulator: MTLDDFYSFIVLYQMRNVSDAAVDLHITQSALSKRLRNMQQELGTQLISTRNKRQLTITESGEVFFRYAQTITAQYALLRTELQDYRVLRRGTLRIGSVPVMAQYGLTQKMSRFMHDYPQINIHLDELQGADLLKALQNQELDLGILRDVQSQQLNKSQFDAINLDTDELRVVLAADHPLAQQDSIAMADLQDSEVVTLNPGSGVYEKMGHRFQQAGFTPNIRFTTPHIETLLGMIAHTQRVTFLFAKAAAPFLTAAYVTRPFTQPLVSHLQLVYPRGALSPAAQRFVGYLK, translated from the coding sequence GTGACCCTCGACGACTTTTATAGTTTCATCGTGCTGTATCAGATGCGCAACGTCTCGGACGCCGCGGTCGACTTGCACATTACGCAGTCCGCGCTGTCCAAACGCCTGCGGAACATGCAGCAGGAACTCGGAACGCAGCTCATCTCGACCCGCAATAAGCGCCAGCTCACCATCACGGAGAGTGGTGAAGTCTTCTTTCGTTATGCGCAGACCATCACGGCACAATATGCCCTCCTACGCACGGAGTTGCAAGACTACCGGGTGTTACGCCGCGGCACCCTGCGTATCGGTAGTGTCCCCGTCATGGCCCAGTATGGCCTCACCCAGAAGATGAGTCGCTTCATGCACGATTACCCGCAGATCAACATTCATTTGGACGAACTACAGGGGGCCGACCTCCTCAAAGCCTTACAGAACCAGGAACTCGACCTCGGCATTTTGCGCGACGTCCAGAGTCAGCAACTCAACAAGTCGCAATTTGACGCGATTAACTTGGATACCGATGAGTTGCGTGTCGTCTTGGCTGCCGATCACCCGCTGGCTCAGCAAGACAGCATCGCAATGGCCGATCTGCAAGACAGCGAGGTGGTCACACTCAATCCGGGTTCCGGCGTCTACGAAAAGATGGGCCATCGCTTTCAACAGGCGGGCTTCACGCCGAATATTCGTTTTACCACGCCCCACATCGAGACACTATTGGGGATGATCGCTCATACGCAACGGGTCACCTTCCTGTTTGCCAAGGCGGCCGCTCCTTTCCTAACGGCAGCGTACGTCACACGGCCTTTCACGCAACCACTGGTCAGCCACCTACAGCTGGTCTACCCACGGGGCGCCTTAAGTCCGGCAGCCCAACGTTTTGTGGGCTACTTAAAATGA
- a CDS encoding site-specific DNA-methyltransferase has translation MIQPYYRNDLIQLYAGDSLQLIPSMIKESIDVIIADPPYFLSNGGFTNSGGNKVSVNKGNWDEINDKYPSSEAFNALFLKEAQRVLKPTGTIWIFGSLHNIYEVGYLLKKYDYRLLNNITWQKLNPPPNLSCRMFTHSTETILWARKFPKVPHFFNYNLMRHYNQGKQMKDVWSTPVIQQSERRFGRHPTQKPISIIKRMIEASTTEGMTILDPFVGSGTTAVACQSLKRYCIGIDSSPEYLAIAKRRLENQQHH, from the coding sequence ATGATTCAACCCTACTATCGCAACGATTTGATTCAATTATATGCCGGTGACTCTCTTCAATTAATCCCTAGCATGATAAAAGAAAGTATAGACGTCATCATTGCCGATCCGCCCTATTTCTTATCCAACGGCGGTTTCACCAACAGTGGGGGTAATAAAGTCAGCGTTAACAAGGGAAATTGGGACGAGATCAATGACAAATATCCCTCGTCCGAAGCGTTTAACGCTCTATTCCTAAAAGAAGCCCAAAGAGTTCTTAAACCTACTGGCACTATCTGGATTTTTGGTAGTCTACACAACATTTATGAGGTCGGCTATCTTCTGAAAAAATACGACTATCGTCTTCTAAACAACATTACTTGGCAAAAATTAAATCCCCCACCCAATCTGAGTTGTCGGATGTTCACCCACTCGACTGAAACCATCCTCTGGGCCCGGAAGTTTCCAAAAGTTCCACATTTTTTCAATTACAATCTCATGCGTCACTATAATCAAGGGAAACAAATGAAAGATGTCTGGTCTACGCCCGTTATCCAACAATCTGAACGAAGATTTGGTCGACATCCCACGCAAAAGCCAATCAGCATTATTAAACGAATGATTGAGGCTTCTACTACTGAGGGCATGACCATCCTAGACCCCTTCGTCGGTAGCGGTACAACTGCCGTCGCTTGTCAGTCTTTAAAAAGATACTGTATCGGCATCGACAGCTCACCAGAATACTTAGCAATCGCGAAAAGAAGGCTGGAAAACCAACAGCATCATTAA
- a CDS encoding PucR family transcriptional regulator ligand-binding domain-containing protein: MSTLKELLNLPRFSDLEVLSIHKDLERPVESVEITETPDVANFIPEHVIILTTAMVFRNGQEKLKPFLASLVDHQVAALGIKVGRFIEEIDQAVIDYATEINLPLIKIPSTQPLGGLLYQMQSYLWDSKTEQLTYALDIQKSFSNLLMHDVSNGRFVAELGKIINAPVIMLNPWHKVIGSSQFFSESDHPASFYAEQLTTQHYEKINEGKSTILIKDIRGEKIQVLGYPVKVSNYFPYYLLVLRPEQIPYPISEFAIEQAVLVLTFVLYKNQKVQEFFDIMKSDFLSQLIKAKTEQSNENRDWIDLGENYGLVKSDYYRIALVYCVPNEKSENQIFYRKEESEVANNWLQEQLPLKIRDVVAFKVKNSNDIALLFQSKEVSFERTVKTLITSLKTELGINLSFSFGNPYDEIEEISSSYVEAKLALDEVKQQEEPDMLNYYHPRGLISLFEGANDEDIHYYCEKVLKDLAYPTDPSTIDLRKTLQYYLDYNCEITKTANTLYLHRNTIKYRIKQCEKILGQSVKNPQTSLNLRLALELSKAGDIEIG, encoded by the coding sequence TCTTGACTACGGCAATGGTTTTTCGGAATGGTCAGGAGAAATTGAAGCCATTTTTGGCGTCGCTAGTTGATCATCAAGTTGCGGCGTTAGGAATTAAAGTGGGACGGTTTATTGAGGAGATTGATCAGGCTGTGATTGATTACGCGACCGAGATCAACCTCCCTTTGATTAAAATTCCCAGCACTCAGCCGCTGGGTGGCCTGTTATACCAGATGCAAAGCTACTTATGGGATAGCAAAACGGAACAGCTTACATACGCGTTAGATATTCAAAAAAGCTTCTCCAACTTATTAATGCATGATGTCAGCAATGGGCGATTCGTTGCTGAATTGGGTAAGATTATCAATGCACCAGTCATCATGTTAAACCCTTGGCATAAGGTAATTGGAAGCTCTCAATTTTTTTCTGAATCCGATCATCCGGCCTCATTTTATGCGGAACAGCTAACCACTCAGCATTACGAGAAGATTAACGAGGGTAAAAGTACTATCCTGATTAAGGACATCCGAGGTGAAAAAATTCAGGTGCTCGGTTATCCAGTTAAGGTCTCCAATTACTTTCCGTATTACTTATTAGTGCTTAGACCAGAACAAATTCCATATCCAATTTCGGAATTTGCAATTGAGCAAGCGGTGCTGGTCTTAACGTTTGTGCTATATAAAAATCAAAAGGTTCAGGAATTTTTTGATATTATGAAGAGTGACTTCTTATCCCAGTTAATTAAAGCTAAAACGGAACAAAGTAATGAAAATCGTGATTGGATTGATTTAGGCGAGAACTATGGTTTAGTTAAGAGCGACTATTATCGGATTGCTTTGGTTTATTGTGTGCCGAATGAGAAAAGTGAAAATCAGATTTTTTATCGTAAAGAAGAATCTGAAGTCGCTAATAATTGGTTACAAGAACAACTCCCACTTAAAATTCGTGATGTGGTCGCTTTTAAAGTGAAAAATAGTAACGATATTGCATTGCTATTTCAGTCCAAAGAAGTTAGTTTTGAGCGAACGGTTAAAACACTAATTACCAGTTTAAAAACCGAATTGGGGATTAATTTGAGTTTCTCCTTTGGTAATCCATATGATGAAATTGAGGAAATATCGAGCTCGTATGTTGAAGCCAAGCTAGCTTTAGACGAGGTTAAACAGCAGGAAGAACCGGATATGTTGAACTACTATCATCCGCGAGGGTTGATTAGTCTGTTTGAGGGAGCTAACGATGAAGATATTCACTACTACTGTGAAAAGGTCTTGAAAGATTTAGCCTATCCAACAGATCCGTCAACGATTGATTTACGAAAGACACTGCAATATTATCTGGATTACAATTGTGAAATTACTAAAACGGCTAATACCTTGTATCTTCATCGTAATACGATTAAATATCGAATTAAGCAGTGTGAAAAGATTCTAGGTCAATCTGTTAAGAATCCGCAGACAAGCTTGAACTTACGGTTAGCACTAGAATTATCCAAAGCAGGGGATATTGAGATTGGGTAA
- a CDS encoding UbiX family flavin prenyltransferase: MKKIVIGVTGASGTIYAIDLLKKLRAQPDVETHLVMSAWAKKNLALETTYTLDQIKALADVVYSDRDQGAAIASGSFLNTGMVIVPASMKTVASIAYGFGDNLVARAADVTIKEQRKLVIVPRETPLSVIHLENLTKLAKLGAQIIPPIPAFYNHPQTIQDLVDHQTMKVLDAFGIHEEAAKRWEGD; encoded by the coding sequence ATGAAGAAGATTGTGATTGGGGTGACCGGGGCGTCCGGGACGATTTATGCGATTGACCTATTAAAGAAACTTCGGGCACAACCGGACGTTGAGACCCACTTGGTGATGAGTGCGTGGGCTAAGAAGAATTTGGCACTGGAGACGACGTATACGTTGGATCAGATTAAAGCCCTCGCCGACGTGGTCTATAGCGACCGTGACCAAGGTGCCGCGATTGCAAGTGGGTCGTTTTTAAACACGGGGATGGTCATCGTCCCGGCCAGCATGAAGACGGTGGCTAGCATTGCGTACGGCTTCGGGGATAATCTGGTAGCCCGGGCCGCGGACGTGACGATTAAGGAGCAGCGAAAGCTAGTCATCGTGCCCCGCGAGACGCCACTAAGTGTGATTCACTTGGAGAATTTGACCAAATTAGCCAAGCTCGGTGCCCAGATCATTCCGCCCATTCCCGCCTTCTACAATCATCCCCAGACCATTCAAGATCTGGTCGACCATCAGACCATGAAGGTGCTCGACGCCTTCGGTATTCACGAAGAGGCGGCCAAACGTTGGGAGGGCGATTAG
- the xrtG gene encoding exosortase family protein XrtG, protein MNSYLLFGIMGWLYVISVLKRAHLSAYYFIAGSVGLFFILIALGNPYWVWFMTHLVINGVSALGDLTHWCRVFVKYGIVYIGNGTNPVTMSIDYECSGIIETTAFVGLLAFFPTYSRQAKLFYLVMGALWIYLANVIRLMLVVSLVYFGGADWYFMAHTLLGRIVFYVLVIMLYYNVFTYSQLSQSLYTNFKRHFSRGNHS, encoded by the coding sequence ATGAATAGCTACCTGTTATTCGGGATAATGGGGTGGCTCTACGTGATTTCAGTCTTAAAACGGGCCCACCTTTCCGCGTATTATTTCATTGCGGGAAGTGTTGGCCTGTTCTTTATCCTCATTGCGTTGGGCAACCCGTACTGGGTGTGGTTCATGACCCATCTGGTGATTAATGGCGTGTCGGCGCTGGGAGATCTGACGCACTGGTGTCGGGTCTTTGTAAAATACGGTATCGTCTATATTGGCAATGGCACGAACCCCGTGACGATGTCAATTGACTACGAGTGTTCGGGCATTATCGAAACCACCGCCTTCGTGGGGCTACTGGCCTTCTTTCCAACCTATAGTCGGCAAGCCAAACTCTTCTACCTGGTGATGGGGGCGCTGTGGATCTATCTTGCCAACGTGATTCGGTTGATGTTAGTGGTCTCGTTGGTTTATTTTGGCGGGGCCGATTGGTACTTCATGGCCCACACCTTGCTGGGACGGATCGTCTTTTACGTGTTAGTCATCATGCTGTATTACAACGTGTTTACGTATTCCCAGCTATCGCAGAGTCTCTATACGAATTTTAAACGACATTTTTCGAGAGGTAATCATTCGTGA
- a CDS encoding Firmicu-CTERM sorting domain-containing protein — protein sequence MTVLMGVMLWGGLTTAHAANNGSTTNKYDISIDGNFDDWSDKPMTTVKEDWDDYNIKKASLLADDNNIYFYLNMSPEHGGGYSTLQPSGYVLKIGSKTFYVTFKANGNLTDGATVDGTVNAWNSDVSGSGDLSQATMKVHRFKTANGHNDIMEAKIPLSELKVAGGSQTITMKNDNLGSQTLTATGGSTGPVVLAGVGLIIALGSVVTFTRTRAKAKKQRKA from the coding sequence ATGACAGTCTTAATGGGTGTGATGCTGTGGGGCGGTTTGACGACTGCCCATGCGGCCAATAATGGGTCAACGACGAATAAATATGACATCAGTATTGATGGCAACTTTGATGATTGGTCCGATAAACCCATGACCACGGTCAAGGAAGATTGGGATGATTACAACATCAAGAAGGCATCCTTATTGGCCGATGACAACAATATTTATTTCTACCTGAACATGTCACCGGAACACGGTGGTGGGTACAGTACCTTACAACCGTCGGGATACGTGTTGAAGATTGGCAGTAAGACGTTCTACGTGACGTTTAAAGCCAATGGTAACTTGACGGATGGCGCTACGGTCGATGGGACTGTCAACGCTTGGAACAGTGACGTCAGTGGGAGTGGCGACCTGAGTCAAGCCACAATGAAGGTTCACCGCTTCAAGACGGCTAACGGTCATAACGACATCATGGAAGCCAAGATTCCGCTAAGTGAGCTCAAGGTCGCTGGCGGGTCGCAGACCATTACCATGAAGAACGATAATTTAGGGTCACAAACTTTAACGGCTACCGGTGGTTCTACGGGACCGGTCGTTCTGGCTGGTGTCGGATTGATTATCGCCTTAGGCAGTGTCGTAACGTTTACCCGGACACGAGCCAAGGCTAAAAAGCAGAGGAAGGCTTAA
- a CDS encoding UbiD family decarboxylase, with translation MANEPYDLRKVLAELKTQPGQYHATDVAIDPDAELAGVYRYIGAGGTVERPTQEGPAMMFNNVKGFPGTRVLMGLMASRKRVGMMFHHDYQTLGQFLNDAVEHPVPPEMVDDAPAHEVVHKATDPDFDIRKLVAAPTNTPEDAGPYITVGVVLGSNKAKTMSDVTIHRMVLEDKDTLGIYIMPGGRHIGAFAKEYEAANEPMPVTINIGLDPAITIGCTFEPPTTPLGYNELGVAGAIRQEAVGLTPAITVDEKAIARSEFTLEGYIMPNQRMQEDINTHTGKAMPEFPGYDGDANPAVQVIKVTAVTHRKHPIMQSVIGPSEEHVSMAGIPTEASILELTNRAIPGKVLNVYNPPAGGGKLMTIMQIHKEDEADEGIQRQAALLAFSAFKELKTVILVDEDVDIFDMNDVMWTVNTRFQADQDLMVLPGMRNHPLDPSERPGYDPKSIRTRGMSSKLVIDGTVPFDMKDQFVRAQFMKVPDWQKYLK, from the coding sequence ATGGCAAATGAACCTTATGATTTGCGTAAGGTACTGGCCGAGCTTAAAACGCAACCCGGCCAATATCACGCAACCGATGTGGCAATCGATCCAGACGCCGAATTAGCGGGGGTTTACCGCTATATTGGTGCCGGTGGAACGGTTGAGCGACCGACTCAGGAAGGCCCGGCCATGATGTTTAACAACGTTAAGGGTTTCCCGGGCACACGGGTTTTGATGGGCTTGATGGCCAGTCGAAAACGCGTGGGGATGATGTTTCACCACGACTATCAAACGCTGGGACAGTTCCTAAACGATGCCGTGGAGCATCCCGTGCCGCCGGAGATGGTCGATGATGCGCCGGCTCACGAGGTCGTGCACAAGGCCACCGATCCGGACTTTGATATTCGTAAATTGGTGGCGGCCCCGACCAATACACCCGAGGATGCCGGTCCGTACATCACTGTGGGCGTGGTCTTAGGCTCCAACAAGGCCAAGACCATGAGTGACGTCACGATTCACCGGATGGTGCTGGAGGACAAGGACACGCTGGGGATCTACATCATGCCTGGTGGCCGGCACATCGGCGCTTTCGCCAAGGAATACGAAGCGGCCAACGAACCAATGCCCGTGACGATTAACATTGGGTTGGACCCCGCCATTACCATCGGTTGTACCTTCGAGCCGCCGACCACGCCATTGGGCTACAACGAGTTGGGCGTTGCCGGTGCGATTCGCCAGGAAGCCGTGGGCCTGACACCAGCGATCACCGTCGATGAAAAGGCGATTGCCCGTTCCGAATTTACCCTGGAGGGCTACATTATGCCTAACCAACGGATGCAGGAAGATATCAACACCCATACCGGCAAGGCCATGCCTGAATTCCCCGGTTACGATGGCGATGCCAATCCAGCGGTGCAGGTCATCAAGGTTACGGCCGTCACGCACCGCAAACATCCGATCATGCAAAGTGTCATCGGCCCCTCCGAAGAACACGTCAGCATGGCCGGTATTCCGACCGAGGCTAGCATTCTAGAGCTGACTAACCGGGCCATTCCCGGCAAGGTATTAAACGTCTACAATCCGCCAGCTGGTGGAGGTAAGCTCATGACCATCATGCAGATTCACAAGGAAGATGAGGCTGACGAGGGGATTCAGCGCCAGGCCGCTTTACTGGCGTTTTCGGCCTTCAAGGAATTAAAGACGGTCATTTTAGTGGATGAAGATGTGGATATTTTCGATATGAACGACGTCATGTGGACGGTTAACACGCGATTCCAGGCCGATCAAGACTTGATGGTCTTGCCGGGCATGCGTAATCATCCGTTGGACCCCTCCGAGCGACCGGGTTATGACCCCAAGTCGATTCGAACGCGGGGGATGTCGTCGAAGTTAGTCATTGACGGGACGGTACCGTTTGACATGAAGGACCAATTCGTTCGGGCCCAGTTTATGAAGGTCCCCGATTGGCAGAAATATTTGAAGTAA
- a CDS encoding DNA adenine methylase, producing the protein MGKRNNDMVKPFLKWAGGKRQLLPEIEKYLPTDFNDYYEPFVGGGAVFLAIQNKKTTINDFNASLINTYKVVRDDVEALIQLLKIHEEHNSSDYYYELRSWDRSDLINEKSNVELAARFIYLNKTGFNGLYRVNKKNQINVPYGKYKHPAIVNAEVLRAVSQYLESSNTEIMNGDFAAAVATAKKGDFVYFDPPYAPVVDDKSSFVSYTLNGFNDDDQRRLYATFKALDERGVYVMLSNSSVEFIHDLYADYQETTQIVHANRAINSNAKGRGKVDEVLVMNYDYRDAKQ; encoded by the coding sequence ATGGGAAAACGTAACAATGACATGGTCAAACCATTTTTAAAATGGGCGGGTGGTAAGCGACAGTTACTCCCAGAGATAGAAAAATATTTACCCACTGATTTTAACGATTACTATGAACCCTTTGTGGGTGGGGGAGCAGTCTTTTTAGCGATTCAAAATAAAAAGACGACGATCAATGACTTTAACGCTAGCTTAATTAATACTTACAAGGTTGTTAGAGATGACGTTGAGGCTCTGATTCAACTTCTGAAAATACATGAGGAACATAACTCTAGTGATTATTACTATGAATTGAGAAGTTGGGATCGCTCGGATTTAATTAATGAGAAATCAAACGTTGAGCTAGCTGCGAGATTCATTTACTTAAATAAAACGGGATTTAATGGCCTTTATAGGGTGAATAAAAAAAATCAAATCAATGTGCCCTACGGTAAATATAAGCATCCGGCCATCGTAAACGCGGAAGTTTTGAGAGCTGTTAGCCAGTACCTAGAATCCAGTAACACTGAGATCATGAATGGTGACTTTGCGGCAGCCGTCGCGACGGCTAAAAAAGGGGATTTCGTGTACTTTGACCCGCCGTATGCGCCGGTGGTTGACGATAAATCCAGCTTCGTGAGCTACACGTTGAATGGCTTCAATGACGATGATCAACGGCGATTATACGCGACCTTTAAGGCGTTGGATGAACGAGGTGTCTACGTGATGCTTTCAAATTCTTCGGTTGAGTTTATCCACGACTTATATGCTGATTATCAGGAGACGACCCAGATTGTTCACGCGAACCGGGCCATAAATTCTAACGCTAAGGGACGCGGCAAAGTTGATGAAGTCTTGGTCATGAATTACGATTATCGCGACGCTAAACAATAG
- a CDS encoding peptide deformylase: MIRNVVHDPTQLSFKAQPATKLDAPVVTDLLDTLKANSENCVGMAANMIGINKRIIVVDMGVMPVAMINPQITKKAGPFQTQEGCLSLTGERPTQRYRTIDVDFLNQSFQRQHQTFTGFVAQIIQHEVDHCDGIVI, translated from the coding sequence ATGATTAGAAATGTCGTCCACGACCCCACCCAACTTAGCTTCAAGGCCCAGCCCGCCACTAAGCTGGATGCCCCGGTCGTCACGGATTTATTAGACACACTCAAGGCCAACAGCGAAAACTGTGTGGGCATGGCTGCCAATATGATTGGCATTAATAAGCGGATTATCGTAGTCGATATGGGCGTGATGCCCGTCGCCATGATTAACCCGCAGATTACGAAAAAGGCTGGACCCTTTCAGACCCAGGAAGGCTGCTTATCGCTCACCGGCGAGCGGCCAACCCAGCGGTACCGGACCATTGACGTGGACTTTCTCAACCAAAGTTTCCAACGGCAACACCAGACGTTTACTGGCTTTGTGGCGCAGATTATTCAGCATGAAGTCGACCATTGCGATGGTATTGTCATTTAG
- a CDS encoding sugar O-acetyltransferase gives MTEEEKMLAGKLYDPSDPKLQERLHYAHRLSQEYNMTFDDETEKREEILTKLVPDHATGTYLQGPIFFDYGSYTHLGKHFYANANFTVLDCGYVTIGDNTWFGPNVTLVTPMHPLRYQERNLHPHADGSLFDIEYDKPITIGDNCWFGSNVTVIGGVTIGSGCVIGAGSVVTRDIPAHSLAVGKPCRVVREITEADSIQYKTDIQP, from the coding sequence ATGACGGAAGAGGAAAAAATGTTAGCGGGAAAGCTCTACGATCCATCCGATCCTAAGCTCCAAGAACGGCTCCACTACGCGCATCGCTTGTCACAGGAATATAACATGACCTTCGATGATGAAACTGAGAAGCGCGAGGAAATCTTGACCAAATTGGTGCCGGATCATGCGACGGGCACCTACCTTCAAGGCCCAATTTTCTTTGACTACGGCAGCTACACGCATCTGGGAAAACACTTCTACGCCAACGCCAACTTCACCGTTCTGGATTGCGGCTACGTTACAATCGGTGACAACACGTGGTTTGGCCCTAACGTGACGTTGGTTACCCCCATGCACCCGCTACGGTATCAGGAACGCAATCTCCACCCCCACGCCGACGGGTCGTTATTTGATATCGAATACGATAAGCCCATCACGATTGGCGATAACTGCTGGTTTGGCAGCAACGTTACGGTCATTGGTGGTGTGACCATTGGCTCCGGCTGCGTGATTGGCGCTGGCTCCGTGGTCACCCGCGATATTCCAGCTCATTCGCTAGCCGTCGGTAAACCCTGCCGTGTCGTTCGCGAGATTACGGAAGCGGACTCGATTCAGTACAAGACGGATATTCAACCATAA